A region from the Panicum hallii strain FIL2 chromosome 1, PHallii_v3.1, whole genome shotgun sequence genome encodes:
- the LOC112900421 gene encoding NDR1/HIN1-like protein 1 — protein MSKGEKHHHRHEHHLRRCCGCMASCLLALVLVVAFVALVVYLALRPSKPSFYLQDLQLRRPISVGDPSLSASAQVTLASRNPNDRVGILYKRLDVFVTYRDEPVTAPVSLPPQYQGHRDVTVWSPVLAAQAVPVAGYVADAMKQDVAAGFVALQVKVDGRIKWKVGSWVSGSYHLFVSCPAVLSAGYPAGGFGGSNATVSALKFAQPTGCSVEV, from the coding sequence ATGAGCAAGGGGGAGAAGCACCACCACCGGCACGAGCACCACCTGCGCCGCTGCTGCGGCTGCATGGCGTCGTGCCTGCTGGCGCTGGTCCTCGTGGTGGCCTTCGTCGCGCTGGTCGTCTACCTCGCGCTGCGCCCCTCCAAGCCGTCCTTCTACCTGCAGGACCTGCAGCTCCGCCGGCCCATCAGCGTCGGCGACCCGTCCCTCTCGGCGTCCGCGCAGGTGACGCTCGCCTCCCGCAACCCCAACGACCGCGTCGGCATCCTCTACAAGCGCCTCGACGTCTTCGTCACCTACCGCGACGAGCCCGTCACGGCGCCGGTGTCCCTCCCGCCGCAGTACCAGGGCCACCGCGACGTCACCGTCTGGTCCCCCGTGCTGGCGGCCCAGGCCGTGCCCGTGGCCGGGTACGTCGCCGACGCCATGAAGCAGGACGTCGCTGCCGGGTTCGTCGCGCTGCAGGTCAAGGTCGACGGCCGGATCAAGTGGAAGGTCGGGAGCTGGGTCTCCGGGAGCTACCACCTCTTCGTCAGCTGCCCAGCCGTGCTCTCCGCCGGGTACCCCGCCGGCGGATTCGGAGGCTCCAACGCCACCGTGTCGGCGCTCAAGTTCGCGCAGCCCACGGGGTGCAGCGTCGAGGTGTAG